One part of the Sphingobium yanoikuyae genome encodes these proteins:
- the hemA gene encoding 5-aminolevulinate synthase yields the protein MNYKHIFSQAIDRLHSEGRYRVFIDILRNKGAFPNARCFHGHNGPKPITVWCSNDYLAMGQHPKVVAAMEEALHDVGAGSGGTRNIGGNTHYHVDLEAELADLHGKEAALLFTSGYVSNEATLSTLAKILPGCIIFSDELNHASMIAGIRNSGCEKRVFRHNDLDHLRELLAAEDPEAPKLIAFESVYSMDGDVAPIAEICDLADEFNALTYLDEVHAVGMYGARGGGISERDDVADRLTIIEGTLGKAFGVMGGYIAADQMIVDVIRSYAPGFIFTTSLSPVLVAGVLASVRHLKGSSAEREGQQASAAKLKQLMRDAGLPVMNSVTHIVPLMVGDPVKAKRISDILLAEYGAYVQPINYPTVPRGTERLRFTPGPAHNEEMMRDLVSALVEIWDRLELELLERQAA from the coding sequence GTGAATTACAAGCATATCTTTTCGCAGGCGATCGATCGGCTCCACAGCGAGGGCCGCTATCGCGTGTTCATCGACATCTTGCGTAACAAGGGCGCGTTCCCCAACGCCCGCTGCTTCCACGGCCATAACGGCCCGAAGCCGATCACCGTCTGGTGCTCGAACGATTATCTCGCCATGGGCCAGCATCCCAAGGTGGTCGCCGCCATGGAGGAAGCGCTCCATGATGTCGGCGCCGGATCTGGCGGCACCCGCAATATCGGCGGCAACACCCATTATCATGTCGATCTGGAGGCCGAACTCGCCGACCTGCATGGCAAGGAAGCGGCCCTGCTCTTCACCTCGGGCTATGTCTCGAACGAAGCGACGCTCTCGACCCTCGCCAAGATCCTGCCGGGTTGCATCATCTTTTCGGACGAGCTGAACCACGCCTCGATGATCGCGGGCATCCGCAATTCGGGCTGCGAAAAGCGCGTCTTCCGTCACAATGATCTCGATCATCTGCGTGAACTTCTCGCCGCCGAGGATCCCGAGGCGCCCAAGCTGATCGCCTTCGAAAGCGTCTACTCGATGGACGGCGACGTCGCGCCGATCGCGGAAATCTGCGACCTGGCCGACGAGTTCAACGCGCTCACCTATCTTGACGAAGTCCATGCCGTGGGCATGTATGGTGCGCGCGGCGGCGGCATTTCGGAGCGCGACGACGTCGCCGATCGCCTGACCATCATCGAAGGCACGCTGGGCAAGGCGTTCGGCGTGATGGGCGGCTATATCGCCGCCGACCAGATGATCGTCGACGTGATCCGCAGCTATGCGCCCGGCTTCATCTTCACCACCTCGCTCTCGCCCGTGCTGGTCGCCGGCGTGCTGGCGAGCGTGCGCCACCTGAAGGGCTCCAGCGCCGAGCGCGAAGGCCAGCAGGCATCGGCGGCCAAGCTCAAGCAGTTGATGCGCGACGCGGGCCTGCCGGTGATGAACTCGGTCACCCATATCGTGCCGCTGATGGTGGGCGATCCGGTCAAGGCCAAGCGGATCAGCGATATCCTGCTCGCCGAATATGGCGCCTATGTACAGCCGATCAACTATCCCACCGTGCCGCGCGGCACGGAGCGGCTGCGCTTCACCCCCGGCCCAGCCCATAATGAAGAGATGATGCGCGACCTCGTGTCGGCGCTGGTCGAAATCTGGGATCGGCTGGAACTGGAACTGCTGGAACGCCAGGCAGCCTGA